Proteins encoded together in one Rana temporaria chromosome 6, aRanTem1.1, whole genome shotgun sequence window:
- the LOC120942999 gene encoding nuclear factor 7, brain-like — MAAVTQAESEKPEVKEGAEEMESNPEEEEEENMEDGEEGGGEDEEEEDFTVLVGSTYSCKRQDGTYHDAEIVKTRMNKQAGREEFYVHYVGLARRQNEWVDKTRLVLKPAKEEEVPNGDAAEDEKTEEKNPDEPEAKKAKVEVHEAPPVSSGDFSEELTCLLCNELFKDPVMVECGHNFCRNCMDKSWEGRDSFTCPDCKEEITEKRYTTNRALANLVKKTAGSSATVTPSKPVGKEKSRSMENCPEHDERLKLYCKDDGTLSCVICRDSLKHASHNFLPILDAVGVYRSELSSIVSPLEEALKVTEQLTNQQNEKIEQHKTNLNGFQDHIVSEFEKLHTFLKERQEKLLEQLQEQGESLKKDMESNLVKMQENRDNIQQTIGVAKERMDDTDSISFLTDIKSFIEKCQEQQKEVTSGGNTLLSKDLCQGTFKGPIQYAMWKLMKSFISPYLTPMLLDPGTAHPNLILADGLTSVKYGDTKLPLPDNPKRFSQCILVLGSSGFDSGRHYWEVDVADKTAWDVGMASESSNRKGKIKLNPKNGYWAIWLRNGNSYKALESPSKNLLLNVKPKRIGVYVDYEGGQISFYNADDMTAIYTFNATFTEKLYPYLSPFLHESGRNAESLRIVHE; from the exons ATGGCCGCCGTAACCCAAGCGGAGAGCGAGAAGCCGGAGGTGAAGGAGGGAGCGGAGGAGATGGAGAGCAAcccggaggaggaagaagaggagaacatGGAGgacggagaggaggggggaggggaagacgaGGAGGAAGAGGACTTCACCGTCCTTGTCGGGTCCACCTACTCCTGTAAGAGGCAGGACGGCACCTACC ATGACGCAGAGATTGTGAAGACCCGGATGAATAAACAGGCCGGCAGGGAGGAGTTCTACGTCCATTACGTTGGTT TGGCTCGCCGTCAAAACGAGTGGGTGGACAAAACCCGATTGGTGCTGAAACCAGCGAAAGAGGAGGAAGTGCCCAATGGAGACGCCGCCGAGGACGAAAAAACGGAGGAGAAAAACCCAGACGAACCTGAAGCGAAG AAAGCCAAGGTGGAGGTCCATGAAGCCCCTCCCGTGTCCTCTGGAGATTTCTCTGAGGAGTTGACCTGTCTGCTGTGCAATGAGCTATTCAAGGATCCCGTCATGGTGGAATGTGGCCACAACTTTTGCCGCAACTGCATGGACAAGAGCTGGGAGGGTCGGGACTCCTTCACCTGCCCCGACTGTAAGGAAGAAATTACAGAGAAGCGATACACTACCaaccgagccctggccaacctggTGAAGAAGACTGCCGGTTCCTCTGCCACCGTGACTCCTTCCAAACCTGTGGGAAAGGAAAAGTCCCGTTCCATGGAGAACTGCCCTGAGCATGACGAGAGGCTGAAGCTGTATTGTAAGGATGATGGAACCCTGAGCTGTGTCATCTGCCGTGACTCCCTGAAACATGCAAGTCATAACTTCCTTCCCATCCTGGACGCGGTGGGCGTGTACAGA TCTGAGCTGTCCTCCATAGTGTCTCCCCTAGAAGAAGCTTTGAAGGTGACAGAACAGCTGACCAACCAGCAGAATGAGAAGATTGAACAGCATAAA ACCAACCTGAATGGATTCCAGGACCACATTGTGTCTGAGTTTGAGAAGCTGCACACGTTCCTGAAGGAGCGACAGGAGAAACTGCTGGAGCAGCTCCAGGAACAAGGCGAGAGTCTCAAGAAAGATATGGAGAGCAACCTGGTGAAGATGCAGGAGAATAGAGACAACATCCAGCAAACCATCGGTGTGGCCAAGGAGAGAATGGACGACACAGACTCCATTTCTTTCCTGACT GACATCAAGTCATTCATTGAGAA ATGCCAGGAGCAGCAGAAGGAAGTTACATCTGGTGGCAATACCCTTCTTTCAAAGGACCTTTGCCAGGGCACCTTCAAGGGACCTATTCAGTACGCAATGTGGAAGCTGATGAAATCCTTCATTTCTCCAT ATCTGACTCCGATGCTGTTGGATCCCGGCACGGCTCACCCCAATCTGATCCTAGCTGACGGGCTAACCAGTGTTAAATATGGTGACACCAAGCTCCCCCTTCCTGACAATCCTAAGCGTTTCAGCCAGTGTATTCTTGTGCTCGGGTCTTCAGGCTTTGATTCAGGCCGCCATTACTGGGAGGTGGATGTGGCAGACAAGACCGCTTGGGATGTCGGTATGGCCAGTGAATCCAGCAACCGCAAGGGTAAGATCAAGCTGAACCCCAAGAACGGCTACTGGGCAATCTGGCTGAGAAACGGCAACTCTTACAAGGCTCTAGAGTCCCCATCCAAGAATCTGCTTCTTAATGTCAAACCCAAGAGAATCGGAGTGTATGTGGATTATGAAGGAGGCCAGATATCTTTCTACAATGCCGACGACATGACTGCCATCTACACCTTCAATGCCACCTTCACGGAGAAGCTGTACCCGTATCTGTCTCCATTCCTGCACGAATCCGGGCGCAATGCTGAATCCTTGCGTATCGTTCATGAATAA